A window of Cohnella herbarum contains these coding sequences:
- a CDS encoding GreA/GreB family elongation factor, whose amino-acid sequence MSHSNNAKFQEELIAQVNYFDQETSELLRKLYPDAGKRDELQQLIDGYMDHIHSVLEGSMQGEPDSLAWIGSHVTVLDEIDGFEETYKIVLPQQIDADLGHISFMSPLGSKLLLARKGDRIEVDSPSGSYGMLISNVIFGLEASSSYFPDTGEA is encoded by the coding sequence ATGAGCCATAGTAACAACGCAAAGTTCCAAGAAGAGCTGATCGCGCAAGTGAACTACTTCGATCAAGAAACGTCGGAACTCTTACGTAAGTTATACCCGGATGCGGGGAAAAGAGATGAGCTGCAGCAGCTTATCGACGGGTATATGGATCATATTCATTCGGTTCTGGAGGGCTCCATGCAAGGAGAACCGGATTCGCTTGCTTGGATAGGCTCTCACGTTACCGTATTGGATGAAATAGATGGGTTTGAAGAAACTTACAAAATCGTATTGCCGCAGCAAATCGATGCGGATCTTGGGCATATTTCCTTCATGTCCCCGTTAGGCAGCAAGCTTCTTCTTGCACGTAAAGGCGACCGGATCGAGGTGGATTCCCCCTCGGGGAGTTATGGCATGCTTATCTCTAATGTCATCTTTGG